Proteins found in one Brachypodium distachyon strain Bd21 chromosome 5, Brachypodium_distachyon_v3.0, whole genome shotgun sequence genomic segment:
- the LOC104585284 gene encoding uncharacterized protein LOC104585284 isoform X3, translating into MREMNQFSNEKVDQGFDDALAFARATFLVQQYWCISFSQIKKQGTGNWKAIYIYIYIQNESVANLQLDNVSAGSTEWQEQLKSFWERFDNYCRNANQLDVKKTSISQLLYRDL; encoded by the exons ATGCGTGAGATGAACCAATTTTCCAACGAAAAGGTGGACCAAG GTTTTGATGACGCCCTTGCATTTGCCAGGGCCACTTTCCTAGTTCAACAATACTGGTGCATCTCCTTTTCTCAG ATTAAAAAGCAAGGAACTGGGAATTGGAAGgccatatacatatacatatacattcAGAATGAGAGTGTTGCAAACTTGCAG CTAGACAATGTCTCTGCTGGGTCAACTGAATGGCAGGAGCAGCTGAAAAGTTTCTGGGAAAGATTTGACAACTATTGCAGAAATGCTAATCAACTGGATGTTAAAaag ACAAGTATATCCCAGTTGCTGTACCGAGATTTGTAG
- the LOC104585284 gene encoding uncharacterized protein LOC104585284 isoform X1: protein MREMNQFSNEKVDQGFDDALAFARATFLVQQYWCISFSQIKKQGTGNWKAIYIYIYIQNESVANLQLDNVSAGSTEWQEQLKSFWERFDNYCRNANQLDVKKTTQRVIPCQDGRNEIDQESLHKIQNKEETPQL, encoded by the exons ATGCGTGAGATGAACCAATTTTCCAACGAAAAGGTGGACCAAG GTTTTGATGACGCCCTTGCATTTGCCAGGGCCACTTTCCTAGTTCAACAATACTGGTGCATCTCCTTTTCTCAG ATTAAAAAGCAAGGAACTGGGAATTGGAAGgccatatacatatacatatacattcAGAATGAGAGTGTTGCAAACTTGCAG CTAGACAATGTCTCTGCTGGGTCAACTGAATGGCAGGAGCAGCTGAAAAGTTTCTGGGAAAGATTTGACAACTATTGCAGAAATGCTAATCAACTGGATGTTAAAaag ACAACACAGCGTGTTATTCCTTGCCAAGATGGTCGAAATGAAATCGACCAGGAAAGTTTACACAAAATACAGAACAAAGAAGAGACGCCTCAGCTCTGA
- the LOC104585284 gene encoding uncharacterized protein LOC104585284 isoform X2 codes for MREMNQFSNEKVDQGFDDALAFARATFLVQQYWCISFSQIKKQGTGNWKAIYIYIYIQNESVANLQLDNVSAGSTEWQEQLKSFWERFDNYCRNANQLDVKKRVIPCQDGRNEIDQESLHKIQNKEETPQL; via the exons ATGCGTGAGATGAACCAATTTTCCAACGAAAAGGTGGACCAAG GTTTTGATGACGCCCTTGCATTTGCCAGGGCCACTTTCCTAGTTCAACAATACTGGTGCATCTCCTTTTCTCAG ATTAAAAAGCAAGGAACTGGGAATTGGAAGgccatatacatatacatatacattcAGAATGAGAGTGTTGCAAACTTGCAG CTAGACAATGTCTCTGCTGGGTCAACTGAATGGCAGGAGCAGCTGAAAAGTTTCTGGGAAAGATTTGACAACTATTGCAGAAATGCTAATCAACTGGATGTTAAAaag CGTGTTATTCCTTGCCAAGATGGTCGAAATGAAATCGACCAGGAAAGTTTACACAAAATACAGAACAAAGAAGAGACGCCTCAGCTCTGA
- the LOC104585284 gene encoding uncharacterized protein LOC104585284 isoform X4, whose translation MREMNQFSNEKVDQGFDDALAFARATFLVQQYWCISFSQIKKQGTGNWKAIYIYIYIQNESVANLQLDNVSAGSTEWQEQLKSFWERFDNYCRNANQLDVKKVK comes from the exons ATGCGTGAGATGAACCAATTTTCCAACGAAAAGGTGGACCAAG GTTTTGATGACGCCCTTGCATTTGCCAGGGCCACTTTCCTAGTTCAACAATACTGGTGCATCTCCTTTTCTCAG ATTAAAAAGCAAGGAACTGGGAATTGGAAGgccatatacatatacatatacattcAGAATGAGAGTGTTGCAAACTTGCAG CTAGACAATGTCTCTGCTGGGTCAACTGAATGGCAGGAGCAGCTGAAAAGTTTCTGGGAAAGATTTGACAACTATTGCAGAAATGCTAATCAACTGGATGTTAAAaag gtgaagtga
- the LOC100828865 gene encoding oligoribonuclease, giving the protein MTNLANMFAVLDLDAEDDREEAEEQPISSKLEAAAARELDSGRENHKMIVNYDGDNLASSSSEYKMPLVWIDLEMTGLDITKDRILEIACIITDGKLTKRVEGPDLVIRQSKECLDDMNEWCKIHHGASGLTEKVLQSDISEHDAEKQVLDFVRRYIGSATPLIAGNSIYTDLLFLKEYMPQLAGIFPHVIVDVSSITALCIRWFPKEKKQAPRKEKNHRARDDIRESIKELQYYKMNIFKSRQSKH; this is encoded by the exons ATGACTAATCTTGCCAACATGTTTGCTGTCCTTGACCTGGATGCCGAGGACGATAGAGAGGAAGCTGAAGAACAACCAATATCCAGCAAGCtagaagctgctgctgccaggGAACTTG ACAGTGGCAGGGAGAATCACAAAATGATTGTAAACTATGATGGGGATAACCTTGCTTCATCATCCAGTGAATACAAGATGCCACTGGTGTGGATAGACTTGGAAATGACTG GTTTGGATATCACAAAAGATCGCATACTGGAGATTGCTTGTATTATAACGGATGGTAAACTTACCAAACGAGTAGAG GGTCCTGATTTGGTAATAAGACAGAGCAAGGAATGCTTAGATGACATGAATGAATGGTGTAAAATCCACCACGGCGCCAGTG GACTGACAGAAAAAGTACTGCAGAGTGACATTTCTGAGCATGATGCAGAGAAACAA GTGTTAGACTTTGTTAGGAGGTATATAGGTTCGGCAACTCCGTTGATAGCTGGCAATTCTATCTATACAGATTTACTATTTTTGAAG GAGTATATGCCGCAGCTTGCAGGCATATTCCCTCATGTGATAGTTGATGTGAGCAGCATAACGGCTTTGTGCATCCGCTGGTTCCCCAAGG AAAAGAAGCAAGCTccaagaaaggagaaaaaccACAGGGCGAGGGACGACATCAGAGAGAGCATCAAGGAGCTGCAGTACTACAAGATGAACATCTTCAAATCGCGGCAATCTAAACATTAG